The following proteins are co-located in the bacterium genome:
- a CDS encoding sugar transferase, translating to MQKNDYLLAKEKFTFGEYGEVTERFKQVLNEFKEREKLEPIFNIWEVGIKRIIDLFSSLSGIIILLPFLVIASLIIKLDSKGPIFFKQRRAGYRGKVFYCYKFRSMRIDAEAKKDGLRKESEVDGPVFKIKKDPRMTKVGRFIRKASIDELPQLFNVLKGEMSLVGPRPLPIEEVAKFERWHLKRLRSVPGLTCIWQVSGRNTISFDDWMRMDIDYIDNWSIFLDFKLLLQTIPTVVFGTGAS from the coding sequence ATGCAAAAGAATGACTATCTCTTAGCTAAAGAGAAATTTACCTTTGGAGAATACGGAGAAGTTACGGAAAGATTCAAGCAGGTCTTGAATGAGTTTAAAGAGAGGGAGAAGTTAGAGCCCATCTTTAATATTTGGGAAGTAGGAATTAAGAGAATAATCGATTTATTTTCTTCCTTATCAGGAATTATTATTCTTTTGCCATTCTTGGTAATTGCAAGCTTAATTATTAAGCTTGATTCTAAGGGACCTATATTTTTTAAACAAAGGAGAGCTGGTTATCGAGGAAAGGTCTTTTATTGTTATAAGTTTCGCTCGATGCGGATAGATGCTGAGGCAAAAAAGGATGGATTGAGAAAAGAAAGCGAAGTAGATGGGCCAGTCTTTAAGATTAAGAAAGATCCTCGGATGACCAAGGTAGGAAGATTTATTCGTAAAGCCAGCATTGATGAGCTTCCTCAACTCTTTAATGTCTTAAAAGGAGAGATGAGTTTAGTAGGGCCACGTCCTTTGCCGATTGAAGAAGTAGCTAAATTTGAAAGATGGCATTTAAAACGTTTAAGGTCTGTCCCTGGACTTACTTGTATTTGGCAAGTAAGTGGCAGGAATACGATTAGCTTTGATGATTGGATGCGGATGGATATTGATTACATAGATAATTGGTCAATCTTTTTAGATTTTAAACTTTTACTCCAAACTATTCCCACGGTAGTCTTTGGCACGGGAGCAAGTTAA
- the serC gene encoding phosphoserine transaminase, whose translation MVRKFNFNPGPAALPLEVLQEVQENVVDFYGLGMSVLEMSHRSKEFINVLNEAKLLLKEILEIPEDYEILFLQGGASLQFAMVPYNLLRDGEFADYIITGSWAKKALKEAKILGKVNIAATTESENFKRIPKPGEIKLNQEAAYVHITSNNTIFGTQWKSFPETGNVPLVVDMSSDILSRKLEVSKFGLIYAGAQKNLGPAGVTLVIIRKDLAARCPETVPTLLRYKTQIEENSLYNTPCVFGIYVMKLVLEWVKKKGGFEKIEELNTKKAGLIYEAIDSSQGFYRPHAEKDSRSLMNITFRLKDESLEDKFVKEASSLGFYGLKGHRSVGGIRASIYNAFPIEGVERLVEFMKKFALANQSG comes from the coding sequence ATGGTTAGAAAGTTTAATTTTAATCCAGGTCCCGCTGCGCTTCCCTTAGAGGTTCTTCAAGAAGTTCAAGAAAATGTGGTAGATTTTTATGGTTTAGGAATGTCTGTTTTAGAGATGAGCCATCGAAGTAAAGAATTTATTAATGTTTTAAATGAAGCTAAGCTGCTCTTAAAAGAGATCTTAGAGATTCCCGAAGATTATGAGATATTATTTCTCCAGGGTGGAGCAAGCTTACAGTTTGCTATGGTTCCTTATAATTTACTTAGAGATGGAGAGTTTGCTGATTATATTATTACTGGTTCTTGGGCCAAGAAAGCTTTAAAAGAAGCTAAGATCTTAGGAAAGGTTAACATTGCCGCCACTACTGAATCTGAAAATTTTAAAAGAATTCCTAAGCCGGGTGAAATAAAGCTCAATCAAGAGGCTGCTTATGTCCATATTACTTCCAATAATACTATCTTTGGAACTCAATGGAAGAGTTTTCCAGAGACAGGAAACGTGCCTTTAGTGGTTGATATGTCTTCGGATATTTTAAGTCGGAAGTTAGAGGTAAGCAAGTTTGGATTAATCTATGCTGGAGCCCAGAAAAATCTTGGACCAGCAGGAGTAACTTTAGTTATTATTAGAAAAGATTTAGCCGCGCGATGTCCTGAAACAGTGCCTACTCTTCTTAGATATAAAACCCAGATAGAAGAAAATTCTCTTTACAATACCCCTTGTGTCTTTGGGATCTATGTAATGAAGTTAGTCTTAGAATGGGTCAAGAAAAAAGGAGGGTTTGAAAAGATAGAAGAACTTAATACCAAGAAAGCAGGTTTAATTTATGAGGCGATAGATTCTTCTCAAGGATTTTATCGTCCCCATGCGGAGAAAGATAGTCGTTCTCTAATGAATATAACTTTTAGATTAAAGGATGAAAGTTTAGAAGATAAGTTTGTGAAAGAAGCCTCGTCGTTGGGATTCTATGGCTTAAAAGGGCATCGTTCTGTAGGTGGGATAAGAGCTTCTATTTATAATGCTTTCCCTATAGAAGGCGTGGAAAGATTAGTAGAATTTATGAAAAAGTTTGCTTTGGCAAACCAAAGTGGATAA
- a CDS encoding diguanylate cyclase — MKKNKDISKLFHFCLVSIFLIITFLLYYTSWSGITYLFASPALYIIPVVMAVLLWSLKEGVVALFLALLAVAPLFFYKIQTGEVRESIIILSEVTLLLLVGIFFIEFIKKRIKEITKSGGIETITQITVDKEKEAEKLLKSIRNLHQIALSSVSIKEEDFKFILEDIIDYFKSRCCVILLKDEPTEDFYFKYFAGDTKEAEKIFKSNLGKDMKSFIIKTSGHIMIGDICEDIRYRSFSQALVRSILCVPMILYGNIIALMYVDSPVKDTYQEKDVEVLSLYGELLTLFFKAEHLQDKLEEVSIYDETSDLMSLSYFQQRLDEEVSRVDRYGAKLVLVLASIKIVTEKEMPSFITDDLLLKDLAKIFLKCVRQGDILARYKSSSFAVALIDSSTNLAFIFAERVQKSILEYLNDKNLSKKNSVNIGIGKYKTGLNKKEFLRKLEEITEKAHLEEGNISVLE, encoded by the coding sequence ATGAAAAAAAATAAGGACATTTCAAAATTGTTTCATTTTTGTTTAGTTAGTATCTTTTTAATCATTACTTTTTTATTATATTATACTTCTTGGAGTGGCATTACTTATCTTTTTGCTTCTCCGGCTTTATATATTATCCCAGTGGTAATGGCGGTATTATTATGGAGCTTAAAAGAAGGAGTAGTAGCCTTGTTTTTAGCTTTGTTAGCCGTAGCTCCTCTCTTTTTTTATAAGATCCAGACCGGAGAAGTTAGGGAAAGTATCATCATCTTGAGCGAGGTAACTTTACTCTTATTAGTAGGTATCTTTTTTATAGAGTTTATAAAAAAGAGGATTAAAGAGATTACTAAAAGTGGCGGCATTGAAACTATTACTCAAATTACAGTGGATAAAGAAAAAGAGGCAGAAAAACTTTTAAAAAGTATTAGAAATCTTCATCAAATTGCTTTATCTTCAGTCTCCATCAAGGAAGAAGACTTTAAATTTATCTTAGAAGATATTATTGATTACTTTAAAAGCCGCTGTTGTGTAATCTTGTTAAAAGATGAACCTACGGAAGACTTTTACTTTAAGTATTTTGCCGGGGATACAAAAGAAGCAGAAAAGATCTTTAAATCTAACTTAGGAAAAGATATGAAGAGCTTTATCATAAAGACCTCTGGTCATATTATGATCGGAGATATTTGTGAAGATATTAGATATCGAAGTTTTTCTCAAGCTTTAGTCAGAAGCATCTTATGTGTCCCCATGATCTTATATGGAAATATTATCGCCTTAATGTATGTAGATAGTCCAGTAAAAGATACTTACCAAGAAAAAGATGTGGAGGTTTTGTCCTTATATGGAGAGTTGCTGACCTTGTTCTTTAAAGCAGAACACCTCCAGGATAAATTAGAAGAAGTCTCTATCTATGACGAAACTTCAGATCTAATGAGTTTAAGTTATTTCCAACAAAGATTGGATGAAGAAGTTTCTCGCGTCGATAGGTATGGCGCTAAATTAGTCTTAGTTTTAGCTTCAATTAAAATAGTGACCGAAAAGGAGATGCCTTCTTTCATTACTGATGATCTTCTTTTAAAAGATCTAGCTAAGATATTCTTAAAATGTGTCCGACAAGGAGATATTTTAGCTCGATATAAAAGTTCTTCTTTTGCGGTAGCTTTAATAGATTCTAGTACTAATTTAGCTTTTATCTTTGCAGAGCGGGTTCAAAAGTCTATCTTAGAATATTTAAACGACAAGAATTTAAGTAAAAAAAACTCTGTCAATATTGGTATTGGAAAATATAAGACTGGATTAAATAAGAAGGAATTCTTAAGAAAACTTGAAGAAATTACCGAAAAAGCTCATTTGGAAGAAGGAAATATCTCTGTTCTGGAGTAG
- a CDS encoding methyltransferase domain-containing protein, whose translation MDKLKIKDYFSKVALSYDFYAHLQKRWANHLVSKIGKGKNVPCRVLDIGMGTGGLTLKLAKIFPQALIFGCDLASGMVECAKEKARKNGIKKVEFIEADFEYLPYFDCFFDLVISNVAFQWALDIDRAFNEAYRVLNKGGDFYLTLLGQNSLKELREALERINPASFSEHKFFKEEDIYLLMKNKPWQRFNVEKRVKKVAFKDILFCLKWLKAIGANYGIKLKADGLALGKQIFSLRKLYPKQFYLTFEIFYVWGENKL comes from the coding sequence GTGGATAAATTAAAGATAAAAGATTATTTTTCTAAAGTAGCTCTAAGTTATGATTTTTATGCCCATCTTCAAAAAAGATGGGCAAATCATTTAGTCTCTAAAATTGGTAAGGGTAAAAATGTTCCTTGCCGAGTATTAGACATAGGCATGGGGACAGGAGGTCTAACTTTAAAATTAGCTAAGATCTTTCCTCAAGCCTTGATATTTGGTTGTGACCTTGCTTCGGGTATGGTCGAATGTGCTAAAGAAAAAGCAAGAAAAAATGGAATAAAGAAAGTTGAATTCATAGAGGCAGATTTTGAATATCTCCCTTATTTTGATTGTTTTTTTGATTTGGTCATTTCTAATGTAGCTTTTCAGTGGGCTCTAGATATAGACAGAGCCTTTAATGAGGCTTACCGAGTATTAAATAAAGGAGGAGACTTCTATTTAACCCTTTTAGGTCAAAATTCCTTAAAAGAATTAAGAGAGGCTTTGGAGAGAATAAACCCTGCCAGCTTTTCTGAACATAAGTTTTTTAAGGAAGAAGATATTTATCTCTTGATGAAGAATAAGCCTTGGCAAAGGTTTAATGTAGAAAAAAGAGTAAAGAAAGTGGCTTTTAAAGACATCCTCTTTTGTTTAAAATGGCTCAAGGCTATTGGAGCTAACTATGGGATTAAATTAAAGGCTGATGGATTAGCCTTGGGGAAGCAAATTTTTTCCCTTAGGAAGCTTTACCCAAAACAGTTTTATCTGACCTTTGAAATTTTTTATGTCTGGGGGGAGAATAAACTTTGA
- a CDS encoding aminotransferase class I/II-fold pyridoxal phosphate-dependent enzyme, whose product MKKLLSQSVLSIPPSGIRRFFDIIATLDDVISLGIGEPDFDTPWHIRELSIYHLEQGYTNYTSNSGLIKLRETISQRLNKDYQLKYDPVTQILVTVGVSEGLDLALRAILNLGDEVIVHEPSYVSYKPCIIMAGGVPVVVETKLEDDFQLKAEEIEKVVTKKTKALIISYPNNPTGAIMEKDRLSKIAQVVKKHNLLVIADEIYEHLTYEGSPTCFAALPEMKERTILLNGFSKAYAMTGWRIGYAASHQDIIEVMTKIHQYTMLCAPIMGQQAAIEALKNGYFHRQDMITEYNQRRRLIIKGLNEIGLNCFTAKGAFYVFPSIINSTLNDEEFAERLLLEERVAVIPGGAFGKSGRSFIRCSYATSLDKIEEALERIRRFFNRYKR is encoded by the coding sequence ATGAAGAAATTATTAAGTCAAAGTGTTTTAAGTATTCCACCTTCCGGAATAAGACGATTTTTTGATATTATAGCTACTTTAGATGATGTGATCTCTTTAGGAATAGGAGAGCCAGATTTTGACACGCCGTGGCATATAAGAGAGCTAAGTATTTATCACCTAGAGCAAGGATATACTAACTACACTTCAAATTCTGGATTAATAAAATTAAGAGAAACTATTAGTCAGAGACTAAATAAAGATTACCAATTAAAGTATGATCCGGTAACTCAAATATTAGTTACGGTAGGGGTAAGCGAAGGATTAGACTTAGCTTTAAGAGCTATCTTAAATTTAGGAGATGAGGTCATTGTCCATGAGCCATCTTATGTTTCTTATAAACCTTGCATTATTATGGCTGGTGGAGTTCCAGTGGTAGTAGAGACTAAATTAGAAGATGATTTTCAGTTAAAAGCAGAAGAGATAGAAAAAGTAGTTACTAAAAAAACCAAGGCCCTGATTATTTCTTATCCCAACAATCCCACGGGAGCAATAATGGAGAAAGATAGATTATCAAAGATTGCTCAAGTAGTAAAAAAACATAATCTCTTAGTTATTGCTGATGAAATATACGAACATTTGACTTACGAAGGTAGCCCCACTTGTTTTGCTGCTTTACCAGAAATGAAAGAACGAACTATCTTATTGAATGGATTTTCTAAGGCTTATGCCATGACCGGGTGGCGAATTGGGTATGCAGCTTCTCATCAAGATATTATTGAAGTTATGACTAAGATTCATCAATACACGATGCTTTGTGCCCCTATTATGGGACAACAAGCAGCGATAGAAGCTCTTAAAAATGGGTACTTTCATAGGCAAGATATGATTACTGAGTATAATCAAAGGAGAAGATTAATCATCAAGGGATTAAATGAAATTGGCTTAAACTGCTTTACGGCCAAAGGTGCCTTCTATGTTTTTCCCTCGATTATAAATTCTACCTTAAATGATGAGGAGTTTGCTGAAAGACTGCTCTTAGAAGAAAGAGTAGCCGTAATACCAGGAGGAGCTTTTGGAAAGAGCGGCAGAAGTTTTATTCGTTGTTCTTATGCTACTTCTTTAGATAAGATAGAAGAAGCTCTGGAAAGAATACGAAGATTTTTTAATAGGTATAAAAGATGA
- a CDS encoding serine hydroxymethyltransferase, translating to MNKLWQVDPEVAKLIEKEKERQEERLEMIASENVVSEAVLLAQGSILTNKYAEGYPGRRYYGGCENVDTAEVLAQQRAKIIFGAQHVNVQPHSGSQANMAVYLSMLKPGDKILGLDLTHGGHLTHGSTVNFSGILYRAVTYRLRKEDQLIDYQDMEEIALQEKPKMIIAGASAYPRTIDFQRFQSIAQKVGAYLMADIAHIAGLVAAKLHPDPVPYCDFVTTTTHKTLRGPRGGIIMCREEYGKLIDKAIFPGIQGGPLMHIIAAKAVCLREAMTEEFRDYQKQVIKNAKVLAKELNNYGFNLITGGTDNHLILIDLRNKNINGTQAEKMLGESNITVNKNTVPYDTEKAFVTSGIRLGTPILTSRGMKEEEIKEVAYLINKVISSIGKEDITLQIKKEVKDLCKRFPLYN from the coding sequence ATGAATAAATTATGGCAAGTAGACCCTGAAGTAGCCAAGTTAATAGAAAAAGAAAAAGAGAGACAAGAAGAGAGATTAGAAATGATTGCCTCAGAAAATGTAGTTAGCGAAGCAGTGCTTCTAGCCCAAGGTTCTATTCTTACCAATAAGTATGCAGAAGGATACCCAGGCAGGAGATACTACGGGGGTTGTGAAAATGTAGATACGGCTGAAGTCTTAGCTCAACAAAGAGCTAAGATTATCTTTGGAGCGCAGCATGTCAATGTCCAACCTCATTCAGGATCACAAGCTAATATGGCTGTTTATTTGAGCATGTTAAAGCCAGGAGATAAGATCTTAGGATTAGACCTTACTCATGGAGGACATTTAACCCATGGAAGCACCGTTAATTTTTCTGGAATATTATACCGAGCAGTTACCTATAGATTAAGGAAAGAAGATCAATTGATTGATTATCAAGACATGGAAGAGATAGCTCTTCAAGAAAAACCTAAAATGATTATCGCTGGGGCAAGTGCTTATCCTCGAACCATAGATTTTCAAAGGTTCCAAAGTATTGCTCAAAAAGTTGGGGCATACCTAATGGCTGATATTGCTCATATTGCAGGACTTGTGGCAGCTAAATTACACCCAGATCCAGTGCCTTATTGCGATTTTGTAACCACTACTACCCATAAAACTCTTCGGGGTCCACGAGGTGGAATAATTATGTGCCGGGAAGAGTACGGTAAGCTTATCGATAAGGCAATCTTTCCAGGAATTCAAGGTGGTCCTTTAATGCATATTATTGCTGCTAAAGCGGTGTGCTTAAGGGAAGCAATGACTGAAGAGTTTAGAGACTACCAAAAACAAGTTATAAAAAATGCTAAAGTCTTAGCCAAAGAGTTAAATAATTATGGCTTTAATTTAATTACTGGCGGAACAGATAACCATTTAATTTTAATAGATCTAAGAAATAAAAATATTAATGGTACTCAAGCAGAGAAGATGTTAGGAGAATCTAATATTACGGTAAATAAAAATACGGTGCCTTATGATACAGAAAAAGCTTTTGTTACCAGTGGCATTCGATTAGGTACCCCCATCTTGACTTCTCGGGGTATGAAAGAAGAAGAGATTAAAGAGGTTGCTTACTTAATAAATAAGGTAATATCTTCAATAGGCAAAGAAGATATTACTCTTCAAATAAAGAAAGAAGTAAAAGATTTATGTAAAAGATTTCCTTTATATAACTAA
- the rpmB gene encoding 50S ribosomal protein L28, protein MAKVCEICGKGPLTGNKVSHSNRKTKRRWIPNLQKIKTVVNKSTTHLKVCTKCLRSKKVSRVA, encoded by the coding sequence ATGGCTAAAGTTTGTGAGATTTGCGGAAAAGGTCCTTTGACAGGAAATAAAGTTAGTCACTCTAATAGAAAGACTAAACGTCGTTGGATACCTAATTTACAAAAAATAAAGACTGTGGTAAATAAATCTACCACCCACCTTAAGGTCTGCACTAAATGCCTACGGTCTAAAAAAGTATCAAGAGTTGCTTGA
- a CDS encoding Lrp/AsnC family transcriptional regulator, producing MKDILKILSKNGKERSENIAAMTGKTKEEVEALIKEMEEKKIIIKYKTLIDWEKISEEVVYAFIEVKVIPERDVGFDAVARRIYSYPEVHAMYLMAGTYDFAVVVSGKSMKEIAYFVVERLATIEQVQSTATHFVLKRYKVDDEIIVPLEEEDKRLKVSY from the coding sequence ATGAAGGATATATTAAAGATTTTGTCTAAAAACGGAAAAGAAAGATCAGAAAACATTGCTGCTATGACCGGCAAGACTAAAGAAGAAGTAGAAGCCTTAATTAAAGAGATGGAAGAAAAAAAGATTATCATTAAGTATAAAACCTTAATTGATTGGGAAAAGATTAGCGAAGAAGTGGTTTATGCTTTTATTGAAGTGAAAGTTATTCCAGAAAGAGATGTAGGATTTGATGCTGTAGCCAGACGAATTTATAGCTATCCTGAAGTTCATGCTATGTATTTGATGGCTGGTACTTATGACTTTGCGGTAGTTGTCTCTGGTAAGAGCATGAAAGAAATTGCTTATTTTGTAGTAGAACGATTAGCTACTATTGAGCAAGTTCAAAGTACCGCTACTCATTTTGTTCTTAAAAGATACAAGGTAGATGATGAAATTATAGTTCCCCTGGAAGAAGAAGATAAAAGATTAAAGGTAAGTTATTAA
- a CDS encoding HD-GYP domain-containing protein, whose protein sequence is MSEDKIWEVKRIKYKGQVEESISSKKEKGPRLIRNKKVVAKIEEIPKVISKETKKEAIDHVSKVMEDIKYGRTINGQETKKAMKGMIKELTENKEAMLELEKIKEYDKYTFTHSLNVCILSLLIGLELRLSQDQLEELGVGALLHDVGKTFINNNIINKEEHLDSREYEEIKKHPLYSYKIISQDQSIGEMPKIIAYQHHERYNGFGYPQGLKDTKINKYAVMVSLGDVYDALIADRVYKRGLLPYEAMKIIIGSSGTDFDPNITSSFVRCMSIYPSGSLVRLNTGEIAMVVKVSKQSIIRPFIRIVLDSQGEICKETIEIDLMKDDKHFIIGAVDVDIFSK, encoded by the coding sequence ATGAGCGAAGACAAAATATGGGAAGTTAAGAGAATTAAGTATAAAGGTCAGGTTGAAGAGAGTATTTCTTCTAAAAAGGAAAAAGGCCCTCGCCTCATAAGGAACAAAAAAGTAGTGGCCAAGATAGAAGAAATTCCTAAGGTTATTTCCAAAGAAACAAAGAAAGAAGCGATAGATCATGTCTCCAAAGTCATGGAAGATATTAAGTATGGAAGAACAATTAATGGTCAAGAAACAAAAAAGGCTATGAAGGGCATGATTAAAGAGCTTACAGAGAACAAAGAAGCTATGTTAGAGTTAGAGAAGATTAAAGAATATGATAAATATACCTTTACTCACTCCTTAAATGTATGTATTCTCTCTTTATTAATTGGTCTGGAATTAAGATTAAGTCAAGACCAATTGGAAGAATTAGGGGTAGGGGCGCTCCTCCATGACGTAGGAAAGACTTTTATTAATAATAATATCATTAATAAAGAAGAACATTTAGATAGTAGAGAGTATGAGGAAATTAAAAAACACCCTTTATATAGTTATAAGATTATCTCTCAAGATCAATCTATTGGTGAAATGCCAAAGATTATTGCTTATCAACATCACGAAAGATATAATGGCTTCGGTTATCCTCAAGGGTTGAAAGATACTAAGATTAACAAGTATGCGGTAATGGTTTCATTAGGAGATGTTTATGATGCTTTAATTGCCGATCGCGTTTACAAAAGAGGACTTTTACCTTATGAAGCAATGAAGATTATTATTGGTTCAAGTGGAACAGATTTTGATCCTAATATTACTTCTTCTTTTGTCAGATGTATGTCTATCTATCCTTCAGGAAGTTTAGTCCGGTTAAACACTGGAGAAATTGCGATGGTGGTTAAGGTTAGCAAGCAATCGATTATTAGGCCTTTCATCAGAATAGTCTTAGATTCTCAAGGAGAAATCTGTAAAGAAACGATAGAGATTGACTTAATGAAGGACGATAAGCATTTTATTATAGGGGCAGTTGATGTTGACATCTTCTCTAAATGA
- a CDS encoding NTP transferase domain-containing protein, with amino-acid sequence MKAVILAGGFGSRLRPITYSIPKPLLPVGRRPIMEIQIDQLRKAGFNKIYVATGYRSELIEAYFRDGSSLGVEITYSKETKRLGTASPIKLLEEFLDEPFLVLNGDVLLIRENFKDIYDHHLNLNYEMTICLKDYEVVVPYGVIEINEGYVNAVKEKPILKYHIAAGVYVLNPSLLEYLPKDTFYDIPDLVRNLCSLKKSVGSYIIKGDWIDIGREEDYERASLEVMKWEKEDL; translated from the coding sequence ATGAAGGCTGTGATTTTAGCAGGAGGATTCGGGAGTAGGCTTCGACCTATTACTTACTCTATCCCCAAGCCCTTACTTCCCGTGGGGAGAAGGCCTATTATGGAGATTCAAATTGATCAATTAAGAAAAGCCGGGTTTAATAAGATCTATGTAGCTACAGGATACCGAAGCGAACTAATCGAAGCTTATTTTAGAGATGGAAGTAGTCTGGGGGTAGAAATTACTTATTCTAAAGAAACCAAGAGATTAGGAACAGCTAGTCCTATTAAGTTATTAGAAGAATTCTTAGATGAACCTTTTTTAGTCTTAAATGGGGATGTGCTTCTGATTAGAGAAAACTTTAAGGATATTTATGACCATCATCTTAACTTAAATTATGAGATGACCATTTGTCTTAAAGATTATGAGGTGGTCGTTCCTTATGGAGTAATAGAGATTAATGAAGGCTATGTTAATGCAGTCAAAGAAAAACCAATCTTAAAATACCACATTGCTGCCGGGGTATATGTCTTAAATCCTTCTCTTTTAGAATACCTCCCTAAAGATACTTTTTATGATATTCCTGATTTAGTAAGGAATCTTTGTAGTCTTAAAAAGAGCGTTGGAAGTTATATCATTAAAGGTGATTGGATAGATATCGGAAGAGAAGAAGATTACGAAAGAGCATCTTTGGAAGTTATGAAGTGGGAAAAGGAAGATCTTTAA